A DNA window from Kitasatospora atroaurantiaca contains the following coding sequences:
- the ureG gene encoding urease accessory protein UreG, which yields MHRDHVDPHDAPVIHHAHTEHPRHHRALRIGLGGPVGSGKTATVAALCRVLREELSLAVVTNDIYTTEDAEFLLRNAVLPPERITAVETGCCPHTAIRDDISANLEAVEELEDALGPLDLILVESGGDNLTATFSRGLVDHQIFVIDVSGGDKIPRKGGPGVSTSDLLVINKTDLAPLVGADLDVMARDAKAQRGELPTVFCSLAAADGVAPVAAWVRERLAAWRTR from the coding sequence TTGCATCGTGACCACGTCGACCCCCACGACGCCCCCGTCATCCACCACGCCCACACCGAGCACCCCCGCCACCACCGTGCGCTGCGCATCGGCCTCGGCGGCCCGGTCGGCTCCGGCAAGACCGCGACCGTCGCCGCGCTCTGCCGGGTGCTGCGCGAGGAGCTCTCGCTCGCGGTGGTCACCAACGACATCTACACCACCGAGGACGCCGAGTTCCTGCTCCGCAACGCCGTCCTGCCGCCCGAGCGGATCACCGCCGTCGAGACCGGCTGCTGCCCGCACACCGCCATCCGGGACGACATCTCCGCCAACCTCGAAGCCGTCGAGGAACTGGAGGACGCGCTCGGCCCGCTCGACCTCATCCTGGTCGAGTCCGGCGGCGACAACCTCACCGCCACCTTCAGCCGGGGCCTGGTGGACCATCAGATATTCGTCATCGACGTCTCCGGCGGGGACAAGATCCCCCGCAAGGGCGGGCCGGGCGTCTCGACCTCGGACCTCCTCGTCATCAACAAGACCGACCTCGCCCCGCTGGTCGGCGCCGACCTCGACGTGATGGCCCGGGACGCCAAGGCCCAGCGCGGCGAGCTGCCCACCGTCTTCTGCTCGCTCGCCGCCGCCGACGGAGTCGCGCCCGTCGCCGCCTGGGTGCGCGAGCGGCTCGCGGCGTGGCGTACGCGATGA
- a CDS encoding MFS transporter, whose translation MATHLLEAPPEPQLYRRRWLALAVILVVEAMDLLDTTITGVAAPAIHREFGGSESQIQWLSAAYTLSFAVLLVTGARLGDIYGRKRLFVLGAAGFTLASALCAAADGPGLLITARTVQGAFAALMIPQGLGLIRTMFPPKEMGAAFGLFGPVLGLSSVLGPTLGGYLVDADWFGTGWRMIFLVNLPLGAVAVLAGAKLFPANALTRAAEAVRLDLIGVPLISTAAVLLVFPLVQGRDLGWPLWTYLSMAASVPVLLLFARYQRLAQRRGGSPLVEPSLFGRRAFTAALATGVVFFGALSGLMLVFTLYLQLGLGWTPLHSGLTMIPLSLGMAGGAVLSGAVLGPKYGRRVLHGGLVVAALGALGVWATTAHWAGSLTSWELAPAVLVTGFGLGLIMAPFFDIALAGVEEHEVGSASGVLNAVQQLGGSVGVAVLGTTFFGWAASDGFQHAAGWTLGLAAAGLALAFAVAFLLPERARPHEEAAAGS comes from the coding sequence ATGGCGACTCACCTGCTCGAAGCACCACCCGAACCGCAGCTCTACCGCCGGCGCTGGCTCGCACTGGCCGTGATCCTCGTCGTCGAGGCGATGGACCTGCTCGACACCACCATCACCGGCGTCGCCGCGCCGGCCATCCACCGCGAGTTCGGCGGCAGCGAGTCGCAGATCCAGTGGCTCTCGGCCGCGTACACGCTCTCCTTCGCGGTGCTGCTGGTGACCGGGGCCCGCCTCGGCGACATCTACGGGCGCAAGCGCCTGTTCGTCCTCGGCGCGGCCGGCTTCACCCTCGCCTCGGCGCTGTGCGCTGCCGCGGACGGACCCGGCCTGCTGATCACGGCCCGCACCGTCCAGGGCGCCTTCGCCGCGCTGATGATCCCGCAGGGTCTCGGTCTGATCCGGACGATGTTCCCGCCCAAGGAGATGGGCGCCGCCTTCGGCCTCTTCGGCCCTGTGCTCGGCCTCTCCTCGGTGCTCGGGCCGACGCTCGGCGGCTATCTGGTCGACGCCGACTGGTTCGGTACGGGCTGGCGCATGATCTTCCTGGTCAACCTGCCGCTCGGCGCCGTCGCGGTCCTGGCCGGCGCGAAGCTCTTCCCCGCCAACGCGCTCACCCGCGCCGCCGAGGCCGTCCGGCTCGACCTGATCGGCGTGCCGCTGATCAGCACGGCGGCCGTGCTCCTGGTCTTCCCGCTGGTCCAGGGCCGCGACCTCGGCTGGCCCCTGTGGACGTACCTGAGCATGGCCGCCTCCGTGCCGGTCCTGCTGCTCTTCGCCCGCTACCAGCGCTTGGCCCAGCGGCGCGGCGGCTCGCCGCTGGTCGAACCCTCCCTGTTCGGCCGCCGTGCCTTCACCGCCGCACTGGCCACCGGCGTGGTGTTCTTCGGCGCGCTCTCGGGGCTGATGCTGGTCTTCACGCTCTACCTGCAGCTCGGGCTCGGCTGGACGCCGCTGCACTCGGGCCTGACGATGATTCCGCTCTCGCTGGGCATGGCCGGCGGCGCCGTCCTGTCCGGCGCGGTGCTCGGTCCCAAGTACGGGCGGCGGGTGCTGCACGGCGGGCTCGTGGTGGCCGCGCTCGGCGCCCTGGGCGTGTGGGCGACCACCGCGCACTGGGCCGGCTCGCTGACCAGCTGGGAGCTGGCGCCCGCGGTGCTGGTGACCGGCTTCGGCCTGGGCCTGATCATGGCCCCCTTCTTCGACATCGCCCTCGCCGGGGTCGAGGAGCACGAGGTCGGCTCGGCCTCCGGCGTACTGAACGCCGTCCAGCAGCTCGGCGGGTCCGTCGGTGTCGCGGTGCTCGGCACCACCTTCTTCGGCTGGGCCGCCTCCGACGGCTTCCAGCACGCGGCGGGCTGGACGCTCGGGCTCGCGGCGGCCGGCCTGGCCCTGGCCTTCGCCGTGGCCTTCCTCCTGCCCGAGCGCGCCCGGCCACACGAGGAGGCGGCCGCCGGTAGCTGA
- a CDS encoding TetR/AcrR family transcriptional regulator: protein MTSAAPRPSWPHSWQASEKPSSKRQPLTRERIVRAALAIVESEGLDALSMRRVAQELGTGAASLYAHISSKEELLEQVLDLVYGEIAVEPPDPSRWEDQLKEHLRRARAVLTSHGDLARAAMAANVPVTPNALDSAEAMLAILRAGGLDEQTIAYGVDLLSLFVTATAFEESSRQHLGEDDSHDYAERIRAFFETVPADRYPLVTAMAGPLTRDVGDERFEFGLDILVAGLARRGRG from the coding sequence GTGACGAGTGCCGCACCGCGTCCGAGCTGGCCCCATTCCTGGCAGGCGAGCGAGAAGCCGAGTTCCAAGCGGCAGCCGCTCACCCGCGAGCGGATCGTCCGGGCGGCGCTCGCCATCGTGGAGTCCGAGGGGCTCGACGCCCTCTCCATGCGCCGCGTCGCCCAGGAGCTCGGTACGGGTGCGGCCAGCCTCTATGCGCACATCAGCAGCAAGGAGGAGCTGCTGGAGCAGGTGCTGGACCTGGTGTACGGCGAGATCGCCGTCGAGCCGCCCGACCCGTCCCGCTGGGAGGATCAGCTCAAGGAGCACCTGCGCCGGGCGCGTGCCGTACTCACCAGCCACGGCGACCTGGCCCGCGCCGCGATGGCCGCCAACGTCCCGGTCACCCCGAACGCCCTCGACAGCGCCGAGGCGATGCTGGCGATCCTCCGGGCCGGTGGGCTGGACGAGCAGACGATCGCGTACGGGGTGGACCTGCTCTCGCTCTTCGTCACCGCGACGGCCTTCGAGGAGAGCAGCCGGCAGCACCTCGGCGAGGATGACTCGCACGACTACGCCGAGCGGATCCGGGCCTTCTTCGAGACCGTCCCGGCCGACCGCTACCCGCTGGTGACCGCGATGGCCGGCCCCCTGACCAGGGACGTCGGCGACGAGCGCTTCGAGTTCGGCCTCGACATCCTGGTGGCCGGCCTGGCCCGCCGGGGACGCGGCTGA
- a CDS encoding urease accessory protein UreD, translated as MTDVLAEAVTGALVAMARITAAPDGRGGTALPVLAGAGPLALRRTRGPGTAARVVVIGSMAAPLGGDHLAIRADVQPGAELSVTSAAATISLPGRESAPARYDLDLTVGEGALLDWLPEPVVAAAGSHLIMTTRIDLAPGARLRYREEQVLGRHHDWARQAPPGRLTSRLTVRQGGRLILDQQTDLGPGAPGWDGPAGLGGHRTAGQLLTVGPAPAPPDPSAEAALLTLPGAGATLLVALAPDALTLRRLLAP; from the coding sequence ATGACGGACGTGCTGGCGGAGGCGGTGACCGGCGCGCTCGTCGCCATGGCGCGGATCACCGCCGCACCCGACGGGCGGGGCGGCACCGCCCTGCCCGTCCTGGCCGGGGCCGGCCCGCTCGCGCTGCGCCGCACCCGGGGCCCGGGGACGGCGGCCCGGGTGGTGGTCATCGGCTCGATGGCGGCCCCGCTCGGCGGTGACCACCTGGCCATCCGGGCGGACGTACAGCCCGGCGCCGAACTGTCCGTCACCAGCGCGGCCGCCACCATCAGCCTGCCCGGCCGGGAGAGCGCCCCCGCGCGCTACGACCTCGACCTGACGGTGGGGGAGGGGGCCCTGCTCGACTGGCTTCCCGAACCCGTGGTCGCCGCCGCCGGCAGTCACCTGATCATGACCACCAGGATCGACCTGGCCCCCGGGGCCCGGCTGCGCTACCGCGAGGAGCAGGTGCTCGGCCGCCACCACGACTGGGCCCGGCAGGCCCCGCCGGGCAGGCTCACCTCCCGCCTGACCGTCCGTCAGGGCGGGCGGCTGATCCTCGACCAGCAGACCGACCTCGGGCCCGGCGCACCCGGCTGGGACGGCCCGGCCGGTCTCGGCGGCCACCGCACCGCTGGGCAGCTGCTCACCGTCGGCCCCGCACCGGCCCCACCCGACCCCTCGGCCGAAGCGGCCCTGCTCACCCTCCCGGGAGCCGGGGCCACGCTGCTCGTCGCCCTCGCCCCGGACGCGCTGACGCTGCGCCGGCTGCTCGCGCCATAG
- a CDS encoding urease subunit alpha has protein sequence MTADRHALTVTRERYAALYGPTAGDRIRLADTNLLIEIEEDRSAGGDEAVFGGGKVIRESMGQSRAGRAEGTPDTVITGAVVLDHWGIVKADIGIRDGRITALGKAGNPETMDGIHPDLVIGPETEVISGNGKILTAGAIDAHVHFICPQLADEALSSGVTTLVGGGTGPAEGSKATTITPGSWHLARMFAAMDDLPLNIGLLGKGNTVNTAAMHDQLRGGALGFKIHEDWGATPAAIDACLRVCEETGAQLAIHTDTLNEAGFVADTLAAIAGRGIHAYHTEGAGGGHAPDIITVVSELNVLPSSTNPTRPHTVNTVDEHLDMLMVCHHLSPYVPEDLAFAESRIRPSTIAAEDILHDLGAISIISSDSQAMGRVGEVVMRTWQTAHVMKARRGSLPGDGRADNHRARRYVAKYTINPAVAQGLDGEIGSVETGKLADLVLWTPAFFGVKPDLVIKGGQIAWAQMGDANASIPTPQPVLPRPMFGAKGRAPARNSLNFTAHAAIEDGLPERLGLAKPFTAIRNTRGVTKDHMVNNTTRPEVHVDPDTFTVTIDGEPVTPAPAAELPLTQRYFLF, from the coding sequence TTGACCGCTGACCGTCACGCCCTCACCGTCACCCGCGAGCGTTACGCCGCGCTCTATGGACCGACCGCCGGGGACAGGATCAGGCTCGCCGACACCAATCTGCTGATCGAGATCGAGGAGGACCGCAGCGCCGGCGGCGACGAGGCGGTCTTCGGCGGCGGCAAGGTGATCCGCGAGTCGATGGGCCAGTCCCGCGCCGGCCGGGCCGAGGGCACCCCCGACACCGTGATCACCGGCGCCGTGGTGCTCGACCACTGGGGCATCGTCAAGGCCGACATCGGCATCCGCGACGGCCGGATCACCGCGCTCGGCAAGGCCGGGAACCCCGAGACCATGGACGGCATCCACCCGGACCTGGTGATCGGCCCGGAGACCGAGGTCATCTCCGGCAACGGGAAGATCCTCACGGCCGGGGCGATCGACGCCCACGTCCACTTCATCTGCCCGCAGCTCGCGGACGAGGCGCTGTCGTCGGGCGTCACCACCCTCGTCGGCGGCGGCACCGGGCCGGCCGAGGGCAGCAAGGCCACCACCATCACCCCCGGCAGCTGGCACCTGGCCCGGATGTTCGCCGCGATGGACGACCTGCCGCTCAACATCGGCCTGCTCGGCAAGGGCAACACCGTCAACACCGCCGCCATGCACGACCAGCTGCGCGGCGGCGCCCTCGGCTTCAAGATCCACGAGGACTGGGGGGCCACCCCCGCCGCGATCGACGCCTGTTTGCGGGTCTGCGAGGAGACCGGCGCCCAGCTGGCCATCCACACCGACACGCTCAACGAGGCCGGCTTCGTCGCCGACACCCTGGCCGCGATCGCCGGGCGCGGGATCCACGCGTACCACACCGAGGGCGCGGGCGGCGGTCACGCGCCGGACATCATCACCGTGGTCTCCGAGCTCAACGTGCTGCCCAGCTCGACCAACCCGACCCGCCCGCACACCGTCAACACCGTCGACGAGCACCTCGACATGCTGATGGTCTGTCACCACCTGAGCCCGTACGTGCCCGAGGACCTGGCCTTCGCCGAGTCCAGGATCCGCCCGTCCACCATCGCGGCCGAGGACATCCTGCACGACCTGGGCGCGATCTCGATCATAAGTTCCGACTCCCAGGCCATGGGCCGGGTCGGCGAGGTGGTCATGCGGACCTGGCAGACCGCGCACGTCATGAAGGCCCGCCGGGGCTCGCTGCCCGGAGACGGCCGCGCCGACAACCACCGCGCCCGGCGCTACGTCGCCAAATACACCATCAACCCGGCCGTCGCCCAGGGCCTGGACGGCGAGATCGGCTCGGTCGAGACCGGCAAGCTGGCCGACCTCGTCCTCTGGACGCCGGCCTTCTTCGGCGTGAAGCCCGACCTGGTGATCAAGGGCGGCCAGATCGCCTGGGCCCAGATGGGCGACGCCAACGCCTCCATCCCGACCCCGCAGCCCGTGCTGCCCCGGCCGATGTTCGGTGCCAAGGGACGGGCACCGGCGCGCAACTCGCTCAACTTCACGGCCCATGCGGCCATCGAGGACGGGCTGCCCGAGCGGCTCGGCCTCGCCAAGCCCTTCACGGCCATCCGCAACACCCGGGGCGTCACCAAGGACCACATGGTGAACAACACCACCCGACCCGAGGTCCACGTCGACCCCGACACCTTCACCGTCACCATCGACGGCGAGCCCGTCACCCCCGCCCCTGCCGCCGAACTGCCGCTCACCCAGCGGTACTTCCTGTTCTAG
- a CDS encoding DUF2254 domain-containing protein, whose product MSPSQAQPRHRPHSPRRPRYRPLSPLREHLRESFWPAPLVACLAAVVLAGTTGWLDEKVVALTIKETGTAADLLAFGGAAKSVVSTVSSAMLTFIAVVFSISLVALQMAASQFSPRVLRLYVRSRLTKATFSVCLATFLFALLVQLSYDDTTDPTKVVSVPVVSSVVATLLVVVSLALFVLYVQATMRLLRVPHVIDRVATESLATIAQYRLMPPDLEPPDSPTAPTTLLYAGRSGVLRDIDIRRLVRLARRHDAVLHLVPRIGDFIAPGTPVVLVSGDRIPRAARIASALNVGVDRTMHQDLSFGFRQLVDIAIRALSPAVNDPTTAVQAIDRIHQLLALLVDLPFGDLQFRDRDGTVRLVEPVPDWPSAIDLAFTEIRICGAAQPQVTRRLAAALDDLLRITKDDRRPPLLVQRDLLERAVAASVADPQNRSFALTPDRQGIG is encoded by the coding sequence ATGAGCCCCAGCCAGGCCCAGCCGCGCCACCGCCCTCACTCGCCTCGCCGCCCTCGCTACCGCCCGCTGTCCCCGCTGCGCGAGCACCTGCGGGAGTCGTTCTGGCCGGCGCCGCTGGTCGCCTGCCTCGCTGCGGTCGTCCTCGCGGGCACGACGGGCTGGCTCGACGAGAAGGTCGTCGCCCTCACCATCAAGGAGACGGGGACGGCGGCGGACCTGCTGGCCTTCGGCGGCGCCGCGAAGAGCGTGGTGTCCACCGTCAGCTCCGCCATGCTGACCTTCATCGCCGTGGTCTTCAGCATCTCCCTGGTGGCCCTTCAGATGGCCGCCAGTCAGTTCAGCCCGCGTGTTCTGCGCCTGTACGTCCGCAGTCGGCTCACCAAGGCCACCTTCTCGGTCTGCCTGGCGACCTTCCTCTTCGCACTGCTCGTGCAGCTGAGCTACGACGACACCACCGACCCGACCAAGGTCGTCTCCGTCCCCGTCGTGTCCAGCGTGGTCGCGACGCTGCTGGTCGTCGTCAGCCTGGCGCTGTTCGTGCTGTACGTCCAGGCCACCATGCGTCTGCTGCGGGTGCCGCACGTGATCGACCGGGTGGCCACCGAGTCGCTCGCGACCATCGCCCAGTACCGGCTGATGCCACCCGACCTCGAACCCCCGGACTCGCCGACGGCCCCGACGACCCTGCTGTACGCGGGGCGTTCCGGGGTGCTGCGGGACATCGACATCCGGCGGCTGGTCCGGCTGGCGCGCAGGCACGACGCCGTCCTCCACCTGGTCCCGCGGATCGGTGACTTCATCGCGCCGGGAACCCCCGTCGTGCTCGTCTCCGGTGACCGCATCCCGCGAGCCGCCCGGATCGCCTCCGCGCTCAACGTGGGCGTCGACCGGACCATGCACCAGGACCTGAGTTTCGGCTTCCGCCAGCTGGTCGACATCGCCATCCGGGCGCTCTCGCCGGCGGTCAACGATCCGACCACCGCAGTCCAGGCGATCGACCGGATCCATCAGCTGCTCGCCCTGCTGGTGGATCTGCCGTTCGGTGATCTGCAGTTCCGGGACCGCGACGGCACGGTCCGGCTGGTCGAGCCGGTGCCGGACTGGCCGTCCGCGATCGACCTCGCCTTCACCGAGATCAGGATCTGCGGTGCCGCCCAGCCCCAGGTCACCCGTCGGCTCGCGGCGGCCCTGGACGACCTGCTGCGGATCACCAAGGACGACCGCCGCCCGCCCCTGCTGGTCCAACGGGACCTGCTGGAGCGGGCGGTCGCGGCGAGCGTGGCCGACCCGCAGAACCGCAGCTTCGCGCTGACACCCGACCGCCAGGGCATCGGCTGA
- a CDS encoding SigE family RNA polymerase sigma factor, with amino-acid sequence MGEAPADYLEFATARSGHLFRTACLLTGDWHLAEDLVQETLAKMYRSWRRIDRTASPVAYAHKVLVRTYLSQRRRRSSGERPSDQLPEQAGRADDAELRLTLLDGLAQLRAKDRAVLVLRYWEDRSVEETAAILKLTPGTVRTQSLRALQRLRTVLGDELAELTAS; translated from the coding sequence GTGGGGGAAGCACCCGCGGACTACCTGGAGTTCGCCACAGCGCGCAGCGGGCATCTCTTCCGCACCGCCTGCCTGCTGACCGGTGACTGGCACTTGGCGGAGGACCTGGTCCAGGAGACGCTCGCCAAGATGTACCGCTCCTGGCGGCGCATCGACCGCACCGCGTCACCGGTGGCGTACGCGCACAAGGTCCTGGTCCGCACGTACCTCTCGCAGCGCCGCCGTCGCAGCTCCGGCGAACGGCCCAGCGACCAGCTCCCCGAGCAGGCCGGCCGCGCCGACGACGCCGAGCTGCGCCTGACGCTGCTGGACGGGCTGGCACAGCTGAGAGCCAAGGACCGCGCCGTCCTGGTGCTGCGCTACTGGGAGGACCGATCGGTCGAGGAGACCGCGGCGATCCTGAAGCTCACGCCGGGCACCGTCCGGACCCAGAGCCTGCGTGCCCTGCAGCGGCTGCGCACCGTGCTCGGCGACGAGTTGGCCGAGCTCACCGCCTCGTAG
- a CDS encoding urease subunit beta gives MTPGEILYGDGDIGLNTGRPVTRLTAVNAADRPIQVGSHYHFAETNPGLEFDRRAAYGLRLNIPAGTAVRFEPGIPVEVELIPIGGRREVAGLRGETGGPLDR, from the coding sequence GTGACACCCGGCGAGATCCTGTACGGCGACGGCGACATCGGCCTCAACACCGGACGCCCCGTCACCCGCCTGACCGCCGTCAACGCCGCCGATCGGCCGATCCAGGTCGGCTCCCACTACCACTTCGCCGAGACCAACCCCGGTCTGGAGTTCGACCGCCGGGCGGCGTACGGGCTGCGCCTGAACATCCCGGCGGGCACCGCCGTGCGCTTCGAGCCGGGCATCCCGGTCGAGGTCGAGCTCATCCCCATCGGCGGCCGCCGCGAGGTGGCCGGACTGCGCGGCGAGACCGGAGGCCCCCTTGACCGCTGA
- a CDS encoding urease subunit gamma — MRLTPHEQERLLIHVAADVARSRRARGLRLNHPEAIALITSHVLEGARDGRTVAELMESGRHVLTREDVMDGIPEMIPDVQVEATFPDGTKLVTVHGPIL, encoded by the coding sequence ATGAGGCTCACCCCCCATGAGCAGGAGCGCCTGCTCATCCACGTCGCGGCCGACGTGGCCCGCTCCCGGCGGGCCCGCGGGCTGCGGCTCAACCACCCCGAGGCGATCGCGCTGATCACCTCGCACGTCCTGGAGGGCGCCCGTGACGGGCGCACCGTCGCCGAGCTGATGGAGTCGGGACGGCACGTGCTCACCCGCGAGGACGTCATGGACGGCATCCCCGAGATGATCCCGGACGTCCAGGTGGAGGCCACCTTCCCGGACGGTACCAAGCTGGTCACCGTCCACGGGCCCATCCTGTGA
- a CDS encoding urease accessory protein UreF, whose amino-acid sequence MSAFLLLADGRFPAGGHAHSGGAEAAVKAGRVHDTASMAAFLTGRLHTAGLTAAALAAAAAAGRDLAELDEAADARTPSPAQRATSRRLGRQLLRAALAAWPHPALDTLKAQYPRGAHQSVALGVTAYAAGLTPAQAAAIAAYESVNGPATACVRLLGLDPYEVAAQLARLAPQLDAVSADAVRAAEAGELPAASAPLLDIYAEQHSSWKVRLFAS is encoded by the coding sequence GTGTCAGCGTTCCTGCTGCTCGCCGACGGGCGCTTCCCGGCCGGCGGCCACGCCCACTCCGGTGGTGCCGAGGCCGCCGTCAAGGCCGGCCGGGTGCACGACACCGCCAGCATGGCGGCCTTCCTCACCGGCCGCCTGCACACCGCGGGCCTGACCGCCGCCGCCCTCGCGGCAGCGGCGGCGGCCGGCCGCGACCTCGCCGAGCTCGACGAGGCGGCCGATGCCCGCACCCCGTCACCCGCCCAACGCGCGACCAGCCGACGCCTCGGCCGCCAGCTCCTGCGAGCCGCCCTCGCCGCCTGGCCGCACCCCGCCCTCGACACCCTGAAGGCGCAGTACCCGCGCGGCGCCCACCAGAGCGTCGCCCTCGGCGTCACCGCGTACGCCGCCGGGCTCACCCCCGCCCAGGCGGCGGCCATCGCCGCGTACGAGAGCGTCAACGGCCCCGCCACCGCCTGCGTCCGGCTGCTCGGCCTCGACCCGTACGAGGTCGCCGCCCAGCTCGCCCGGCTCGCCCCCCAGCTCGACGCCGTCAGCGCCGACGCCGTACGGGCCGCCGAAGCCGGCGAGCTCCCCGCCGCCTCGGCACCCCTGCTCGACATCTACGCCGAGCAGCACAGCTCCTGGAAGGTGCGTCTCTTTGCATCGTGA